The following are from one region of the Azospirillum sp. B510 genome:
- a CDS encoding YgiQ family radical SAM protein, producing the protein MLAAPNLFTHRPDRSVRPKAAPFLPMSRAEMDRLGWDQCDVIVVTGDAYVDHPSFGMAIIGRLLESQGLRVGIIAQPDWNSAEPFRILGKPRLFWGVTGGNMDSMVNHYTADRRLRHNDSYTPNDEGGKRPDRAVIVYSQRCREAFKDVPIVLGGIEASLRRIAQYDHWSEKIRRSVLVDSKADMLVYGNAERAIIEIAQRALKGESPKAMTDIRGTAIMRSTVPEGWTVVDSSSIDDPSAPVSPRAAGADRMVVRLPSFEQVTADKVLYAHASRVLHQESNPGNARALVQRHGDREVWLNPPPIPLETNEMDGVYDLPYARAPHPSYGDARIPAWEMIRFSVNIMRGCFGGCSFCSITEHEGRIIQSRSEGSILREIEQIRDKTKGFTGVISDMGGPTANMYRLACKDKETEAVCRRPSCVFPDICKNLNTDHSSLVQLYRKARAVPGVKKIHIASGLRYDLAVRNPEYVKELVTHHVGGYLKIAPEHTEPGPLAKMMKPGMGAYDEFKRMFDKAAKEAGKKLYLIPYFIAAHPGTTDEDMMNLALWLKRNGFKADQVQTFLPSPMSLATAMYHSERNPLRPVRRVGSELVSSAKGLKQRRLHKAFLRYHDPENWPILREALKRLGREDLIGPGEEQLIPAWQPVGATAKPREKGGKTFLTQQAGQGRRMVPPVGKAPGAKPAGAGGGAGGKPSGMKPRQTTLKGR; encoded by the coding sequence ATGCTCGCGGCCCCCAACCTGTTCACCCACCGCCCCGACCGGAGCGTGCGCCCCAAGGCCGCACCCTTCCTGCCGATGTCGCGTGCGGAAATGGACCGGCTGGGCTGGGACCAGTGCGACGTCATCGTCGTCACCGGCGACGCCTATGTCGACCATCCCAGCTTCGGCATGGCGATCATCGGCCGGCTGCTGGAATCGCAGGGGCTGCGCGTCGGCATCATCGCCCAACCGGACTGGAACAGCGCCGAGCCGTTCAGGATCCTGGGCAAGCCTCGGCTGTTCTGGGGCGTGACCGGCGGCAACATGGATTCGATGGTCAACCACTACACGGCCGACCGTCGCCTGCGCCACAATGACAGCTACACGCCGAACGACGAGGGCGGCAAGCGGCCCGACCGCGCCGTCATCGTCTATTCCCAGCGCTGCCGCGAGGCCTTCAAGGACGTGCCGATCGTCCTGGGCGGCATCGAGGCATCCTTGCGCCGCATCGCCCAGTACGATCATTGGAGCGAGAAGATCCGCCGATCGGTCCTGGTCGATTCCAAGGCGGACATGCTGGTCTATGGCAATGCCGAACGCGCCATCATCGAGATCGCCCAACGGGCGCTGAAGGGGGAATCGCCCAAGGCGATGACCGACATCCGCGGCACCGCCATCATGCGCTCGACCGTGCCGGAGGGCTGGACGGTGGTCGACAGCAGCTCGATCGACGATCCGTCGGCGCCGGTGTCGCCGCGTGCCGCCGGGGCCGACCGCATGGTCGTGCGGCTGCCCAGCTTCGAGCAGGTGACCGCCGACAAGGTGCTCTACGCCCATGCCAGCCGCGTCCTGCACCAGGAGAGCAACCCCGGCAACGCCCGCGCCCTGGTCCAGCGCCACGGCGACCGCGAGGTCTGGCTGAACCCGCCACCGATCCCGCTGGAAACCAACGAGATGGACGGCGTCTATGACCTGCCCTATGCGCGGGCGCCGCATCCGTCCTATGGCGATGCGCGCATCCCGGCCTGGGAGATGATCCGTTTCTCGGTCAACATCATGCGCGGCTGTTTCGGCGGCTGTTCCTTCTGCTCGATCACCGAGCATGAGGGGCGCATCATCCAGAGCCGGTCGGAGGGATCGATCCTGCGCGAGATCGAGCAGATCCGCGACAAGACCAAGGGCTTCACCGGCGTCATCTCCGACATGGGCGGGCCGACCGCCAACATGTACCGCCTGGCCTGCAAGGACAAGGAGACGGAAGCGGTCTGCCGGCGCCCGTCCTGCGTCTTCCCCGACATCTGCAAGAACCTGAACACCGACCATTCCTCGCTGGTCCAGCTCTACCGCAAGGCCCGCGCGGTGCCGGGGGTGAAGAAGATCCACATCGCGTCGGGCCTGCGCTACGACCTCGCCGTGCGCAATCCGGAGTATGTGAAGGAGCTGGTGACCCACCATGTCGGCGGCTACCTGAAGATCGCGCCGGAACACACCGAACCGGGTCCGCTGGCCAAGATGATGAAGCCCGGCATGGGCGCCTATGACGAGTTCAAGCGCATGTTCGACAAGGCGGCGAAGGAGGCGGGCAAGAAGCTCTACCTGATCCCCTACTTCATCGCCGCCCATCCCGGCACCACCGACGAGGACATGATGAACCTCGCCTTGTGGCTGAAGCGGAACGGCTTCAAGGCGGATCAGGTGCAGACCTTCCTGCCCTCGCCGATGTCGCTGGCGACCGCCATGTACCACAGCGAGCGCAACCCCCTGCGCCCGGTGCGCCGCGTCGGGTCGGAACTGGTGTCGTCGGCCAAGGGGCTGAAGCAGCGCCGGCTGCACAAGGCCTTCCTGCGCTACCACGATCCGGAGAACTGGCCGATCCTGCGCGAGGCGCTGAAGCGCCTGGGCCGCGAGGACCTGATCGGGCCCGGCGAGGAGCAGCTGATCCCGGCCTGGCAACCGGTCGGCGCCACCGCCAAGCCGCGGGAGAAGGGGGGTAAGACCTTCCTGACCCAGCAAGCCGGCCAGGGCCGCCGCATGGTGCCGCCGGTCGGCAAGGCGCCGGGGGCGAAGCCGGCCGGGGCGGGGGGCGGAGCTGGGGGCAAGCCGTCCGGCATGAAGCCGCGCCAGACGACTCTGAAGGGTCGGTAA
- a CDS encoding S9 family peptidase, giving the protein MKNTPLIPRRHLFGNPTASSAQLSPDGKWLTWLSPHEGVTNVWMAPVDNIAAAEPLTRVKDHSISSYGWTLDSCFVWFSRDNNGDENWHIFIIDLAQRKMRDLTPIDGISAEVEIQSPQAPDKIVIGINDRDKRWYDYYAVDVKTGNRDILWLNTQSFFIVRFDWDLKPRFARSAREDGGSICWRIDGEAVTHWLDIDYIDSGETSSLTFSADNKNCLMYTCLGRNTSAYSLIDWETGEKTILAEHPHYDIDRIIIHPQTKEILAASIKSLRKEWIFIAPEVCNDFTFLKNKLLGFDFDIVSQTNDNSRWVVNAYRAEQAHTFFLYDRSHGELVEILRSRPMLNGYKLSPMWPLNIKSRDGLNLLSYLTMPEHITALIPEKPLPTVLIVHGGPWMRDVYGYGSYHQWLANRGYAVLSVNYRGSVGFGKNFIFASEKEHAAKMHDDLIDAVNWVIDRGIADKNKVAIYGGSYGGYASFVAATFTPTVFCCCVSVVGFANLETFLESLPEAWSGSIEFFYRSYGDPRTAEGRVLLAERSPIHKVGNITKPMLIFHGENDVRCKVAESDAFVAAMQAKGIPVTYVTYPDEGHGFTKPKNEIAYIAMTEAFFARYLGGYFESFGSDLDRSSHEIRCGGEIFKAVQPE; this is encoded by the coding sequence ATGAAAAATACACCTCTTATTCCGCGCCGTCACTTATTCGGCAATCCCACCGCCTCAAGTGCTCAATTGTCACCTGATGGCAAATGGTTGACATGGCTTTCACCTCATGAAGGCGTCACCAATGTGTGGATGGCACCCGTCGACAACATCGCTGCGGCAGAACCCTTAACCCGCGTAAAAGATCATTCCATTTCTTCATATGGATGGACACTCGATAGTTGTTTTGTCTGGTTTAGCCGAGATAATAACGGCGATGAAAATTGGCACATTTTTATTATTGATCTCGCTCAGCGTAAGATGCGCGATCTAACGCCAATCGATGGCATTAGCGCTGAGGTTGAGATTCAGTCGCCTCAAGCCCCTGATAAAATTGTCATCGGCATCAACGATCGTGATAAGCGCTGGTACGATTATTATGCCGTCGATGTCAAAACGGGCAATCGTGATATCCTCTGGCTCAATACGCAGTCGTTCTTCATTGTAAGATTTGATTGGGATCTTAAACCACGATTCGCTCGTTCGGCCAGAGAAGATGGAGGATCCATCTGTTGGCGTATCGATGGAGAAGCTGTCACGCATTGGCTGGACATCGACTACATTGACAGTGGAGAGACATCTTCACTTACGTTTAGCGCTGATAACAAAAATTGCCTGATGTACACGTGCCTCGGGCGTAACACATCTGCGTATTCTCTAATTGATTGGGAAACTGGTGAGAAGACAATTCTGGCCGAGCACCCTCATTACGATATTGATAGGATAATTATTCATCCACAGACTAAAGAAATCCTAGCTGCGAGCATAAAGTCATTGCGCAAAGAATGGATTTTCATTGCACCTGAGGTTTGCAATGATTTTACCTTCCTAAAAAATAAGCTTCTAGGTTTCGATTTTGATATAGTAAGCCAAACAAACGACAACAGCAGGTGGGTGGTCAACGCTTACAGAGCAGAACAAGCTCATACGTTTTTCTTATATGATCGTAGCCATGGCGAGTTAGTCGAAATACTCCGCAGCAGACCGATGCTGAACGGGTATAAGCTTTCTCCGATGTGGCCGCTTAATATCAAATCGCGTGATGGTCTAAACCTGCTTTCTTACTTGACAATGCCGGAACACATTACTGCACTTATTCCCGAAAAACCGCTTCCAACGGTTCTCATCGTGCATGGTGGCCCCTGGATGCGTGACGTGTATGGGTACGGCAGCTATCATCAATGGCTCGCCAATCGTGGATATGCTGTTCTTTCAGTTAACTACCGTGGATCCGTAGGGTTTGGTAAAAATTTTATCTTTGCAAGTGAAAAAGAGCACGCCGCAAAGATGCACGATGATTTAATTGATGCCGTCAATTGGGTCATTGATAGAGGAATAGCTGATAAGAATAAAGTTGCCATCTATGGTGGATCTTATGGCGGTTACGCTTCATTTGTAGCCGCAACCTTCACTCCAACCGTGTTCTGTTGCTGCGTCTCGGTGGTTGGCTTCGCTAATTTGGAGACGTTTCTGGAATCCTTACCTGAAGCCTGGAGCGGTTCGATCGAATTTTTCTACAGAAGTTATGGTGACCCACGAACGGCGGAAGGCCGCGTGCTTCTTGCCGAACGTTCACCGATCCACAAGGTCGGCAACATCACGAAACCGATGCTGATCTTCCATGGAGAGAACGACGTCCGCTGCAAAGTCGCTGAGAGTGATGCTTTTGTTGCGGCCATGCAAGCTAAGGGTATTCCGGTCACCTACGTCACCTATCCCGATGAGGGGCATGGCTTCACTAAGCCTAAAAATGAGATTGCTTATATCGCTATGACTGAAGCATTCTTTGCCCGTTACCTGGGCGGCTATTTCGAATCTTTCGGATCTGATCTTGATAGGTCCAGCCACGAGATTCGCTGTGGCGGGGAAATTTTCAAAGCTGTTCAGCCCGAATGA
- a CDS encoding helix-turn-helix domain-containing protein has product MRDHDELANTTSRLGVCLKAARRARGLTLKQVAERTGMALSTLSKVENGQMSLTYDKLLQLTAGLKIEIAELFEPAGSRPEPPQMITARRSISRAGQGHLVDTTFYSYRYQCTDLVGKQMVPILAEIRARTLEEFGPLLRHSGEEYFHVTSGRVIVHTEFYEPAVLGVGDGIYLDSSMGHAYLNAGDEPARAICVCTSEEPDLYQKLRSLAETVPAEG; this is encoded by the coding sequence ATGCGGGATCACGATGAGTTGGCCAACACCACGTCGAGGTTGGGCGTTTGCCTGAAAGCGGCCCGCCGGGCGCGGGGGTTGACCCTGAAGCAGGTGGCCGAACGGACCGGAATGGCGCTGTCGACTTTGTCGAAGGTGGAAAATGGCCAGATGTCGCTGACCTACGACAAGCTTTTGCAACTGACGGCCGGTCTGAAGATCGAGATCGCCGAACTGTTCGAGCCGGCCGGCTCACGGCCGGAACCGCCCCAGATGATCACCGCCCGCCGCAGCATCAGCCGGGCCGGACAAGGTCATCTGGTGGATACGACCTTCTATTCCTACCGCTACCAATGCACAGATCTGGTTGGAAAGCAGATGGTGCCGATCCTGGCCGAAATCCGGGCCCGCACGCTGGAGGAGTTCGGGCCGCTGCTGCGTCACTCGGGTGAGGAGTATTTCCATGTCACCTCCGGCCGGGTCATCGTCCATACCGAATTCTATGAACCGGCGGTGCTGGGGGTCGGCGACGGCATCTATCTCGACAGCAGCATGGGGCACGCCTATCTGAACGCCGGTGACGAACCGGCCCGCGCCATCTGCGTCTGCACCAGCGAAGAGCCCGACCTCTATCAGAAACTGCGGTCGCTCGCGGAGACAGTGCCTGCGGAAGGCTGA
- a CDS encoding TCR/Tet family MFS transporter — MSPVLRPRKAATVFILVTAALDIVAMGIVIPVLPALIEQFAGADAQAGTINGALVALWALMQFFSSPVVGSLSDRFGRRPVILLSALGLAADYVLMALAPNLWWLVVGRAVAGITSSSFTTVFAYMADVTPPEQRARAYGLIGAAFSAGFIAGPLLGGLLGELSPRAPFWAAGALSGLAFLYGLVVLPESLAPENRMAFSWRRANPFGALRLLRSHPELSGLALVNFMLHFSHHVFSAVFVLYAAHRHGWSAWDVGLLLAMVGALDMIIQGLAVQRMVKWLGDRGTMILGLFGGAVGLACMGLAPDGGWFAFAIVPNALWGLAMPTIQSLMTQRVSPSEQGQLQGANMSVASVAGILSPIFFGTVYSASMGDDPLFPHPGSAFVIAAFVLLAGAVIGWMVARRNGRAAEADRLAA; from the coding sequence ATGTCTCCCGTCCTCCGTCCGCGCAAGGCCGCAACGGTCTTCATCCTCGTCACCGCGGCGCTCGACATCGTCGCGATGGGCATCGTCATTCCGGTGCTGCCGGCGCTGATCGAGCAGTTCGCCGGGGCCGATGCGCAGGCCGGCACCATCAACGGCGCTCTGGTGGCGCTGTGGGCGCTGATGCAGTTCTTTTCCTCTCCGGTGGTCGGGTCGCTGTCGGACCGTTTCGGCCGCAGGCCGGTGATCCTGCTGTCGGCGCTCGGGCTGGCGGCGGACTATGTGCTGATGGCGCTGGCGCCGAATCTGTGGTGGCTGGTGGTCGGCCGGGCGGTGGCCGGCATCACCTCCTCCAGCTTCACCACCGTCTTCGCCTATATGGCCGATGTGACGCCGCCGGAGCAGCGGGCGCGCGCCTATGGGCTGATCGGCGCCGCCTTCAGCGCCGGCTTCATCGCCGGTCCGCTGCTTGGCGGCCTGTTGGGCGAGCTGTCGCCGCGCGCCCCCTTCTGGGCGGCGGGAGCGCTGAGCGGTCTGGCTTTCCTCTATGGTCTGGTCGTGCTGCCGGAATCGCTGGCGCCGGAAAACCGCATGGCCTTTTCCTGGCGCCGGGCCAACCCGTTCGGCGCGCTGCGCCTGCTGCGCTCGCATCCCGAACTGTCGGGCCTGGCGCTGGTCAATTTCATGCTGCATTTCTCCCACCATGTCTTCTCCGCCGTCTTCGTGCTCTATGCCGCGCACCGCCATGGCTGGAGCGCCTGGGATGTCGGGCTTCTGCTGGCGATGGTCGGCGCCCTCGACATGATCATCCAGGGGCTGGCGGTGCAGCGGATGGTCAAATGGCTGGGCGACCGCGGCACCATGATCCTCGGCCTGTTCGGCGGCGCCGTCGGGCTGGCCTGCATGGGGCTGGCGCCCGATGGCGGCTGGTTCGCCTTCGCCATCGTGCCGAACGCGCTGTGGGGGCTGGCGATGCCGACCATCCAGTCGCTGATGACTCAGCGCGTCTCGCCGTCGGAGCAGGGCCAGTTGCAGGGCGCCAACATGAGCGTGGCCAGCGTCGCCGGCATCCTGTCGCCGATCTTCTTCGGCACGGTCTATTCCGCCTCGATGGGCGACGACCCGCTGTTCCCGCATCCGGGCTCCGCCTTCGTGATCGCGGCATTCGTGTTGCTGGCCGGCGCCGTCATCGGCTGGATGGTGGCCCGCCGCAACGGCCGGGCGGCGGAGGCGGACCGCCTGGCCGCCTGA
- a CDS encoding response regulator produces the protein MRILLVEDEVLIALEQQLYLEAVGHSVTGPAITAAEAVEMAAADRPDLALVDMHLGMGSSGIDAARGLSELGVPCLFITAFRDELKKGGPVAGIGCLPKPFTESGLIAAVEVARAVLAGETPCNVPQTMELFM, from the coding sequence ATGAGGATCCTGCTGGTGGAGGACGAGGTGCTGATCGCGCTGGAACAGCAACTCTATCTGGAGGCCGTCGGCCACAGCGTCACCGGCCCGGCGATCACCGCGGCGGAGGCGGTGGAGATGGCCGCCGCCGACAGGCCGGATCTGGCGCTGGTCGACATGCATCTCGGCATGGGCTCCAGCGGCATCGACGCCGCGCGGGGATTGAGCGAACTGGGCGTGCCCTGCCTGTTCATCACCGCGTTCCGGGACGAGCTCAAGAAGGGGGGGCCGGTCGCCGGCATCGGCTGCCTGCCCAAGCCCTTCACCGAGAGCGGCCTGATCGCCGCCGTCGAGGTCGCCCGCGCCGTGCTGGCGGGAGAGACGCCGTGCAACGTGCCGCAGACGATGGAGCTGTTCATGTGA
- a CDS encoding sensor histidine kinase, producing MPEQPTWALDVLGALDAGILLLDRHCRVLYWNSWMEQASTLASQEILGHDLFDALPNLRESRLHNAVRDTLTTGAPGVLSHTLNPMLFPLRLPDGRRMVHNVVIRPLSSHAQTHAQTGGSDARCLIQVTDVTVSVNRERVLREQRDARHRAIVDTAPDAIVTTDTRGTVQWMNGAATRQFDYRPDELIGKSVTMLLGDDAPDWVAMAERGGPGVGGSLDIAAQPVELSGRRRDGSHIDLELSMARWESEGRAFITGILRDITERRRTREELRASALAMRQLAEQTKATLDALPAFIAVLDRSGRIVSVNRAWAEAGPETGFLGQGCIVGDDYLDHCGRGETADPRADAVMDGVRTLLGAGGRPVSAEYVTNTQHWFRCLAAPMPAGPFGGAVLMHIDVTEIKSMEAALRKLVGQKSTLLREVNHRVKNSLQLVSSLLTLQTLSLPDEGVRVHFQDARSRIEAIARVHNRLYQADQFQTIEFGTYLNELCEDLGRASGGDSMCDIVVQSDVVDLPIDHAAPLGLIANELITNAVKHRGSGPARVRVTFRREDDRLALTVSDHGPGLPPNFDIRKSRSLGMRLVSSLAGQIRASVDIDTTPQGTIFRIALPVPDAVALAEISPAEEIGG from the coding sequence TTGCCTGAACAACCCACCTGGGCCCTGGATGTCCTCGGCGCGCTGGATGCCGGCATCCTGCTTCTCGACCGTCATTGCCGGGTCCTGTACTGGAACAGCTGGATGGAGCAGGCGTCCACCCTGGCGTCCCAGGAGATTCTGGGGCACGACCTGTTCGACGCGCTGCCCAACCTGCGCGAATCCCGCCTGCACAACGCGGTGCGCGACACCCTGACCACCGGCGCCCCCGGCGTCCTCTCGCACACGCTGAACCCCATGCTGTTCCCGCTGCGCCTGCCGGACGGGCGGCGGATGGTCCACAATGTGGTGATCCGTCCCCTGTCTTCCCATGCGCAGACCCATGCGCAGACGGGCGGCAGCGACGCGCGCTGCCTGATCCAGGTGACCGACGTCACCGTCTCGGTAAACCGGGAGCGGGTGCTGCGCGAACAGCGCGACGCACGCCATCGCGCCATCGTCGACACCGCACCCGACGCCATCGTCACCACCGATACCCGCGGCACGGTGCAATGGATGAACGGCGCGGCCACCCGGCAGTTCGATTACCGGCCGGACGAACTGATCGGCAAGAGCGTCACCATGCTGCTGGGCGACGATGCACCGGACTGGGTCGCCATGGCGGAGCGCGGCGGCCCCGGCGTCGGCGGAAGCCTGGACATCGCCGCCCAGCCGGTGGAACTGTCCGGCCGGCGCCGGGACGGCAGCCACATCGATCTCGAGCTGTCGATGGCGCGCTGGGAGTCGGAGGGGCGAGCCTTCATCACCGGCATCCTGCGCGACATCACCGAACGCCGCCGCACACGGGAGGAGTTGCGGGCCAGCGCGCTCGCCATGCGCCAGCTGGCCGAGCAGACCAAGGCGACGCTGGATGCGTTGCCGGCCTTCATCGCCGTGCTCGACCGGTCCGGCCGCATCGTTTCGGTCAACCGCGCCTGGGCGGAGGCCGGGCCGGAGACCGGCTTCCTCGGCCAGGGCTGCATCGTCGGTGACGATTATCTCGACCATTGCGGCCGGGGCGAGACCGCCGATCCGCGGGCCGACGCCGTGATGGACGGGGTGCGCACGCTGCTGGGCGCGGGCGGCCGGCCGGTATCGGCCGAATATGTCACCAACACCCAGCACTGGTTCCGCTGCCTCGCCGCCCCGATGCCGGCCGGTCCCTTCGGCGGCGCCGTGCTGATGCATATCGACGTGACGGAGATCAAGTCGATGGAGGCGGCGCTGCGCAAGCTGGTCGGCCAGAAATCGACCCTGCTGCGCGAGGTCAACCACCGCGTCAAGAACAGCCTGCAACTGGTGTCGAGCCTGCTGACCCTGCAAACGCTCAGCCTGCCCGACGAAGGGGTGCGGGTGCATTTCCAGGATGCCCGCAGCCGCATCGAGGCGATCGCCCGCGTCCATAACCGGCTCTATCAGGCCGACCAGTTCCAGACCATCGAGTTCGGCACCTACCTGAACGAGCTGTGCGAGGATCTGGGCCGCGCATCGGGCGGTGACAGCATGTGCGACATCGTCGTCCAGTCGGACGTGGTCGATCTGCCGATCGATCATGCCGCCCCGCTGGGCCTGATCGCGAACGAACTGATCACCAACGCGGTCAAGCATCGCGGCAGCGGCCCGGCACGGGTGCGGGTGACTTTCCGGCGCGAGGACGACCGGCTGGCCCTGACGGTTTCCGACCATGGTCCCGGCCTGCCGCCCAACTTCGACATCCGCAAGAGCCGCAGCCTTGGCATGCGGCTGGTCTCCAGCCTCGCGGGTCAGATCCGGGCCAGCGTCGACATCGACACCACCCCGCAGGGCACCATTTTCCGGATCGCACTGCCGGTACCGGATGCGGTGGCGCTTGCCGAAATCTCGCCCGCCGAGGAGATCGGGGGATGA
- a CDS encoding ABC transporter ATP-binding protein, which produces MAQSKRTPRPNAIRSVLAFTFRHWRRQAPRAVGIAGAIALATLADVFMPLFAGRLVDALTLLPGDREAALHAALTAFGAMVALGIGMVVMRHLAWSGIIPFTLRIMADVGRDSFHRIQRFSTDWHANSFAGSVVRKITRGMWALDTLDDTLLLALWPSLVVLIGTMVTLGLHWPAMGLVIALGTAIYIAMTVLFSTLYIAPAARLSNAWDTKLGGTLADAIGCNAVVKAFGAEPREDDRLAAVVGKWSRRTHRTWTRHTRHSTVQLVVLLMIRSAVVATALWLWWRGQATPGDVAYVLTTYFVVHGYLRDIGMHINHLQRSVNEMEELVAIHAEPLGVEDRSDATPIRIGAGEVRFDHVTFRYGGHTTPLYRDLSLTIKAGERVGLVGPSGSGKTTFVKLIQRLYDVTGGRVLIDGQEVAGATQQSLRSQIAIVPQEPILFHRTLAENIAYGRPGASMAAIEMAARLANAHDFIARLPKGYATLVGERGVKLSGGERQRVALARAFLADAPILILDEATSSLDSESEALIQEAIERLMQGRTAIIIAHRLSTVRTLDRLLVFNQGRVVEDGSHATLLHRTGGLYRRLFEQQSASEPARRIGG; this is translated from the coding sequence ATGGCCCAGTCGAAACGCACCCCGCGCCCGAACGCCATCCGCAGCGTCCTGGCCTTCACCTTCCGGCACTGGCGGCGCCAGGCCCCGCGGGCCGTCGGCATCGCCGGGGCCATCGCGCTCGCGACGCTCGCCGACGTCTTCATGCCGCTGTTCGCCGGCCGGCTGGTCGATGCGCTGACCCTGCTGCCGGGCGACCGCGAGGCGGCGCTGCATGCGGCGCTGACCGCCTTCGGCGCCATGGTGGCGCTCGGCATCGGCATGGTGGTGATGCGCCATCTCGCCTGGAGCGGCATCATCCCCTTCACCCTGCGCATCATGGCCGATGTCGGCCGGGACAGCTTCCACCGCATCCAGCGCTTCTCCACCGACTGGCACGCCAACAGCTTCGCCGGATCGGTGGTGCGCAAGATCACCCGCGGCATGTGGGCGCTCGACACGCTGGACGACACGCTGCTGCTGGCGCTGTGGCCGTCGCTGGTCGTGTTGATCGGCACGATGGTGACGCTGGGGCTGCATTGGCCGGCGATGGGGCTGGTGATCGCGCTCGGCACCGCGATCTACATCGCGATGACGGTGCTGTTCTCCACCCTCTACATCGCGCCGGCCGCCCGGCTGTCGAACGCCTGGGACACCAAGCTGGGCGGAACGCTGGCCGACGCCATCGGCTGCAACGCCGTGGTCAAGGCCTTCGGCGCCGAGCCGCGCGAGGATGACCGGCTGGCCGCCGTGGTCGGCAAATGGAGCCGCCGCACCCACCGCACCTGGACCCGCCACACCCGCCACAGCACCGTCCAGCTGGTGGTGCTGCTGATGATCCGCAGCGCGGTGGTGGCGACCGCGCTCTGGCTGTGGTGGCGCGGGCAGGCGACGCCGGGCGACGTCGCCTATGTGCTGACCACCTATTTCGTCGTGCATGGCTATCTGCGCGACATCGGCATGCACATCAACCACCTCCAGCGCTCCGTCAACGAGATGGAGGAGCTGGTGGCGATCCATGCCGAACCGCTGGGGGTGGAGGATCGGTCGGACGCCACGCCGATCCGCATCGGAGCCGGCGAGGTGCGTTTCGACCATGTCACCTTCCGCTATGGCGGCCACACCACGCCGCTCTACCGCGACCTGTCGCTGACCATCAAGGCGGGGGAACGGGTCGGGCTGGTCGGGCCGTCGGGGTCGGGCAAGACCACCTTCGTCAAGCTGATCCAGCGCCTGTATGACGTGACCGGCGGACGGGTGCTGATCGACGGCCAGGAGGTGGCGGGGGCGACCCAGCAGTCGCTGCGTTCGCAGATCGCCATCGTCCCGCAGGAACCGATCCTGTTCCACCGCACGCTCGCGGAGAACATCGCCTATGGCCGCCCCGGCGCGTCGATGGCGGCGATCGAGATGGCGGCGAGGCTCGCCAACGCCCACGACTTCATCGCCCGCCTGCCCAAGGGCTATGCGACGCTGGTCGGCGAGCGCGGCGTCAAGCTGTCGGGCGGCGAGCGTCAGCGGGTGGCGCTCGCCCGCGCCTTCCTGGCCGACGCGCCGATCCTGATTCTGGACGAGGCGACCTCCAGCCTGGATTCCGAATCGGAGGCGCTGATCCAGGAGGCCATCGAACGTCTGATGCAGGGCCGCACCGCCATCATCATCGCCCACCGCCTGTCCACCGTGCGCACACTCGACCGCCTCCTGGTCTTCAACCAGGGCCGGGTGGTCGAGGATGGCAGCCACGCCACCCTGCTCCACCGGACGGGCGGCCTCTATCGCCGCCTGTTCGAACAGCAGTCGGCGTCGGAGCCGGCGCGGCGGATCGGGGGGTGA